A section of the Papaver somniferum cultivar HN1 unplaced genomic scaffold, ASM357369v1 unplaced-scaffold_32, whole genome shotgun sequence genome encodes:
- the LOC113341913 gene encoding uncharacterized protein LOC113341913, with protein MASSSTYVPGPISNGKPIVYVHCKYCNTTITGGISRFKSHLAHTRKGVHACPDVPADTKLEMQDLLRKGENSRAVKIRNFDYMVSEGSYSHAQTESESELELGVESTPNASNSDRGRRGPMDRSSSFANILRSVGEYGRGLKQPSMYELSTWVLREEVKTKNKMVDSSKRTWTATGVTIMSDGWTDSIDASKYVKDANRLFKVLDTIVEEVGEEHLMQVVTDNAPAYKSAGNLLMRKRKKLYWTLCAAHCIDLRLAKLFELPQMKKAYLIAKKQTDGKDVKKIILRDQTFWPGLVYSLKAMKPLVGVLRLIDAENVPAMGFIYGAMDRAK; from the exons ATGGCTAGCAGCAGTACTTATGTTCCAGGTCCAATTTCAAATGGAAAACCAATAGTGTATGTGCACTGTAAGTATTGTAATACAACTATTACGGGAGGGATCTCTAGATTTAAGAGTCATTTGGCTCACACCCGTAAGGGTGTTCATGCTTGTCCTGATGTACCTGCAGATACCAAACTAGAGATGCAAGATCTACTTAGGAAAGGTGAGAATTCAAGAGCAGTTAAAATACGAAATTTTGATTATATGGTTAGTGAAGGGTCATATTCTCACGCTCAAACAGAGTCTGAATCTGAACTTGAATTAGGAGTTGAGTCAACACCTAATGCTAGTAATAGTGATCGTGGAAGAAGAGGTCCAATGGATAG GAGTTCTTCCTTTGCTAATATTCTTAGATCAGTAGGAGAGTATGGTCGAGGATTGAAACAACCTTCCATGTACGAGCTAAGTACTTGGGTTCTTAGAGAAGAAGTTAAGACGAAAAACAAGATGGTCGATAGTTCTAAGAGAACATGGACAGCTACAGGTGTGACCATAATGTCTGATGGTTGGACAGAT AGTATTGATGCATCAAAATATGTCAAAGATGCCAACAGGTTATTCAAGGTGTTGGATACCATTGttgaagaagtaggagaagaacaTCTTATGCAAGTTGTTACTGACAATGCTCCTGCATATAAGTCTGCGGGAAATTTATTGATGCGGAAAAGGAAGAAATTATATTGGACGTTATGTGCCGCGCACTGCATCGATTTGAGGCTTGCGAAACTATTTGAGTTACCTCAAATGAAAAAAGCGTATTTAATAGCGAAGAAG CaaactgatggaaaagatgtgaaGAAGATTATACTGAGGGATCAAACTTTCTGGCCTGGCTTGGTTTATTCCTTAAAGGCGATGAAGCCTTTAGTTGGCGTCTTAAGACTTATTGACGCAGAAAACGTTCCGGCAATGGGGTTTATATATGGTGCAATGGACAGGGCAAAATAA